In the Methylobacter sp. YRD-M1 genome, one interval contains:
- a CDS encoding DUF7146 domain-containing protein, whose product MSTKPIESNVVRNAARGVWLSVLDSLAPELEKAISKPGRHVGCPVHGGKDGFKLFRNADIYGGGICNTCGPYADGFSLLMWLRSWSFPEALSAVADVLGLSCDSYQKPILDRQPAMIAPSRSASDDEKIKRSLRTLWRESKSLHHPDAEPVRLYLESRGLDGWLSDWPTLRFHPRLQYRDEDNRIIGYFPAMLALVEKGDQAITIHRTFLTRDGRKAPVDSPKKMMSIPSDRSIMGAAVRLGRPGRVLNVTEGIETALAVIEATGMVTWPLISSTFMQGFEIPAGVEKLIIWNDLDRPHRKTGIQAGSEAASKLAERAIAEGVEPVIREPKGPLPTDAKSIDWLDVYNQDGPNVFAFRSVI is encoded by the coding sequence TCGCGGTGTCTGGTTGTCCGTCCTGGACTCCCTGGCGCCCGAACTGGAAAAAGCGATCTCAAAACCCGGCAGGCACGTGGGTTGCCCTGTCCATGGCGGAAAAGATGGCTTCAAGCTGTTCCGTAATGCGGATATTTACGGAGGCGGCATTTGTAATACCTGTGGGCCTTATGCCGACGGGTTTTCATTGTTGATGTGGTTAAGAAGCTGGAGTTTTCCGGAAGCCTTGTCGGCTGTGGCCGATGTGCTCGGACTGTCTTGCGATTCGTATCAGAAACCGATCCTTGATCGGCAACCGGCGATGATTGCGCCATCAAGATCGGCCTCGGACGATGAGAAAATCAAGCGCAGTTTGAGGACGCTTTGGCGTGAATCAAAATCGCTTCATCATCCCGATGCGGAACCGGTCAGGCTGTATTTAGAGTCCCGCGGTCTGGATGGCTGGTTATCGGATTGGCCTACCCTGCGTTTTCATCCCCGGCTTCAATACCGGGATGAAGACAACCGGATCATTGGTTATTTCCCAGCCATGCTGGCCTTGGTCGAGAAAGGCGATCAGGCGATTACCATTCATCGCACGTTTCTGACGCGCGATGGTCGTAAGGCGCCTGTGGATTCGCCCAAGAAGATGATGTCGATCCCTTCCGATCGCTCGATCATGGGCGCGGCTGTCCGTCTTGGCCGGCCTGGTCGGGTGCTGAATGTTACTGAGGGCATCGAAACAGCTTTGGCTGTTATTGAAGCCACGGGCATGGTCACCTGGCCGTTAATCAGTTCCACCTTCATGCAAGGCTTTGAGATACCTGCGGGCGTTGAAAAGCTGATTATCTGGAATGATCTGGATCGGCCCCATAGGAAGACCGGCATTCAGGCAGGTTCTGAGGCTGCGAGCAAGCTAGCTGAGCGAGCAATAGCTGAAGGTGTTGAACCCGTCATTCGCGAACCCAAAGGTCCTTTGCCAACGGATGCCAAAAGCATCGATTGGCTGGATGTCTATAACCAGGACGGGCCGAATGTTTTCGCGTTCCGGTCTGTCATTTAG